Proteins from a genomic interval of Pseudomonas silesiensis:
- a CDS encoding MGMT family protein yields the protein MKIPPGTADVTDSTAEHQTPAQIRRTALYLTLAQVPAGKVVSYGQLAELAGLGRAARWVGRTLSQLPPDSKLPWHRVLGAGGRISLPVGSVSGDEQRARLRMEGISVQNNRVDIQRHGWRPVEHSG from the coding sequence ATGAAAATCCCTCCAGGAACTGCGGACGTGACCGATTCAACCGCTGAACACCAGACCCCGGCGCAAATCCGACGTACAGCCCTCTACCTGACGCTGGCGCAAGTGCCCGCGGGCAAAGTCGTGAGTTACGGTCAACTCGCCGAGCTGGCCGGGCTGGGTCGTGCCGCCCGCTGGGTTGGCCGGACACTGAGCCAACTGCCCCCTGACAGCAAATTGCCCTGGCACCGCGTACTCGGTGCCGGCGGGCGCATCAGCCTGCCGGTGGGCAGTGTTTCAGGGGATGAACAACGGGCGCGTTTGCGCATGGAGGGCATCAGTGTCCAGAATAATCGTGTTGATATTCAGCGCCATGGCTGGCGCCCGGTAGAGCACAGCGGTTAG
- a CDS encoding cold-shock protein has translation MSNRQTGTVKWFNDEKGFGFITPQSGDDLFVHFKAIQSDGFKSLKEGQQVSFIATRGQKGMQAEEVQVI, from the coding sequence ATGTCTAATCGCCAAACCGGTACCGTTAAGTGGTTCAACGATGAAAAAGGCTTCGGCTTCATCACTCCACAATCCGGTGACGACCTGTTCGTTCACTTCAAAGCTATCCAATCCGACGGCTTCAAAAGCCTGAAAGAAGGCCAACAGGTTTCTTTCATCGCTACCCGCGGTCAGAAAGGCATGCAAGCTGAAGAAGTTCAAGTTATCTAA
- a CDS encoding DUF481 domain-containing protein: MVSRTLLCLAVFTASTPLLADTVWLKNGDKLSGKITLFDGGKLLIQTEYAGAVPIDWKQVKTLESDQQLLVKQDAYTGEKAKALHAAEDGKVTLANGDGPKTVELASIQQMLKPKPVVEDLVWKGNIDVALDYQRAENDTDDYDVDFKTSARHGRWRHTAEGEYNREFQDDVVTTDNWRGEYSLDRFLTDKWFWQGRLVYKRDKVEDLARQRTVGTGPGYQFWDDELGAFSLGSLLNRTDYEYADGGKDNFYSVAMKWDYNRYLVAKKVEFFTNGEVGKPLGNVADYALDAEVGLRYKVTDWASLNLKAERDIIKGSDEADLSKTRYTAGFGVTW, from the coding sequence ATGGTGTCCAGAACCCTGCTGTGCCTCGCTGTCTTCACTGCTTCCACCCCCTTACTTGCCGACACCGTCTGGTTGAAAAACGGTGACAAGCTGAGCGGCAAGATCACTTTGTTCGACGGTGGCAAGCTGCTGATCCAGACCGAGTATGCCGGCGCGGTCCCGATCGACTGGAAGCAAGTCAAAACCCTGGAAAGCGATCAGCAGTTGCTGGTCAAGCAGGATGCCTACACTGGCGAAAAGGCCAAGGCGCTGCATGCGGCGGAAGATGGCAAGGTGACTCTTGCCAACGGCGACGGTCCCAAGACCGTGGAGCTGGCCAGTATCCAGCAAATGCTCAAGCCCAAGCCGGTGGTCGAAGACCTCGTGTGGAAGGGCAATATCGATGTGGCTCTGGACTATCAGCGCGCAGAAAACGATACCGATGACTATGACGTCGACTTCAAGACCAGTGCCCGTCATGGCAGATGGCGTCATACCGCAGAGGGCGAGTACAACCGCGAATTCCAGGATGACGTGGTCACCACGGACAACTGGCGTGGCGAGTACTCGCTCGATCGCTTCCTGACCGACAAATGGTTCTGGCAGGGTCGCCTGGTGTACAAGCGTGACAAGGTCGAAGACCTTGCCCGTCAGCGCACGGTCGGTACCGGTCCCGGTTATCAGTTCTGGGATGACGAACTGGGTGCGTTCTCCCTGGGCTCGCTGCTCAACCGCACCGATTACGAATACGCCGATGGCGGCAAGGATAATTTCTACTCGGTGGCCATGAAGTGGGACTACAACCGCTACCTGGTCGCAAAGAAAGTAGAGTTCTTCACCAATGGCGAGGTGGGCAAGCCGCTGGGCAACGTGGCGGATTATGCGCTGGATGCCGAAGTCGGGCTGCGCTACAAGGTGACGGATTGGGCGTCGCTGAACCTGAAGGCCGAGAGAGACATCATCAAGGGTAGCGATGAGGCTGACCTGAGCAAGACGCGTTATACGGCTGGGTTTGGCGTTACCTGGTAA
- the pdeM gene encoding ligase-associated DNA damage response endonuclease PdeM, translating into MSTPYPVRLAGEELWLLPEKAIYWPAQQALLIADVHFGKAAAYRSLGQPVPQGTTASNIAVLNGLLAALPCRQLIFLGDFLHGPGSHAKATLSALAEWRAQHRNLPMTLIRGNHDKRAGDPPVSLNIRVVPEPMLLGPFALQHEPTPHGSRHVLAGHVHPVYRLNGRGRQSLRLACFRLGDEITLLPAFGAFTGGYQVQQDDNCRILVIGDNEIWPL; encoded by the coding sequence ATGAGTACACCCTATCCGGTCCGTTTGGCGGGTGAAGAACTCTGGCTGTTGCCTGAAAAGGCGATCTATTGGCCAGCGCAACAGGCCTTGCTGATCGCCGATGTACATTTCGGCAAGGCCGCCGCTTATCGCAGCCTCGGGCAACCGGTGCCGCAGGGCACGACCGCCAGCAATATCGCCGTATTGAACGGATTACTGGCAGCGCTGCCCTGCCGGCAGCTGATTTTTCTCGGGGATTTCCTGCACGGTCCCGGCTCCCACGCCAAAGCTACGCTAAGCGCTTTAGCCGAGTGGCGAGCGCAGCACCGCAACCTGCCCATGACGCTGATCCGCGGCAACCATGACAAGCGCGCCGGCGACCCGCCCGTCTCGCTGAATATTCGAGTGGTGCCCGAGCCTATGCTGCTGGGGCCGTTCGCCTTGCAGCATGAGCCGACCCCTCATGGGAGTCGGCACGTACTGGCCGGGCATGTGCACCCTGTCTACCGATTGAACGGCCGGGGGCGGCAAAGCTTGCGCCTGGCGTGCTTCAGGCTCGGCGACGAGATCACCCTGCTACCTGCCTTCGGCGCGTTTACCGGCGGCTATCAGGTACAGCAGGATGACAATTGCAGGATACTCGTCATCGGCGACAACGAAATCTGGCCCCTGTGA
- the dcd gene encoding dCTP deaminase, translated as MSIKSDKWIRRMAQEHGMIEPFVERQVRGEAAERVISYGVSSYGYDVRCADEFKVFTNINSATVDPKNFDEKSFVDVKSDVCIIPPNSFALARTVEFFRIPRNVLTICLGKSTYARCGIIVNVTPLEPEWEGHVTLEFSNTTTLPAKIYANEGVAQMLFFESDEECEVSYKDRGGKYQGQRGVTLPRT; from the coding sequence ATGAGCATCAAATCGGACAAGTGGATTCGCCGCATGGCGCAAGAGCACGGCATGATCGAACCTTTCGTTGAACGCCAGGTGCGTGGTGAAGCCGCCGAACGCGTGATTTCCTACGGTGTGTCGAGCTACGGCTACGACGTGCGTTGCGCCGATGAATTCAAAGTGTTCACCAATATCAATTCGGCGACCGTCGATCCGAAGAACTTCGACGAGAAGAGCTTCGTCGACGTCAAGAGCGACGTGTGCATCATCCCGCCGAACTCTTTCGCCCTGGCGCGCACCGTGGAGTTCTTCCGCATTCCCCGCAACGTGCTGACCATCTGCCTGGGTAAAAGCACCTACGCCCGTTGCGGCATTATCGTCAACGTGACGCCGCTCGAGCCTGAGTGGGAAGGCCATGTGACCCTGGAATTCTCCAACACCACCACGCTGCCGGCGAAAATCTACGCCAATGAAGGCGTGGCGCAGATGCTGTTTTTCGAATCCGACGAAGAGTGCGAAGTCTCCTACAAGGACCGTGGCGGCAAGTATCAGGGGCAACGCGGCGTCACTTTGCCACGCACCTGA